The sequence AAGCTGGTGGAGACGTTCGAGAACCGCCTGACGGTGGCTTGAGTTTTTCGGAGGCCGCTGCCCCGCTGGTCGGGACAGCGGCCTTCGTCGTGTCCGGGGTCGCGGTGGTTCGCTCTCGATCGCCGTGGCTTCGGAGTCGCGAATGAGTCATTGGGGGCCTGGGAAGTCCCGAATGAGTCATTCGCGGCACCACAGCGGCAGCCAGCACCACCCGACCCACCGGCGACACCGGCCCGAAAACGTCATGAACGGGTCGTTCACCGCACCCGACGTCAGGGCTCCGGCAAAGTCGCGTCGGTGCAGCCCGCAGCGGTGTGCCAGCGTCTTGAATGACTCATTCAGGACCTCCGAAGACCTGAATGAGTCATTCAAGACGTCGGGCGAGCGGGTCACCGGCGGCAGAGCGGCCCAGCCGCGTGACTTTGCCGGGACCCCGGCCGTGATGTCGTGAACGAGTCGTTCAGGTCGTCTGGTGAGGTGAACGACCTGTTCATGACGTGCGGGCAGCCGGATCGGCCGTGCTGAGCCGACTTTGCCGGGGCCCTGGGGTCGCCGCCCAGGCGTACGCAACAGTCCACAGGCCCGGCCGGTTGTGGACAACCGGGCCGCCGGGGGCCGACGGCGGCCGGTTTCCGTCAGTGGCCGCCGATACGCTGGAGACGGGGGGCGCCCCCGCGGCCAGGTGCTCAGTCCCGCTCGTGCTCCGCGCGGACCGGGACCACCGCCACCGCCAGTGCCGGGAAGATCGCCGCCACGCAGAACGCCAGTGCGTAGCGGCTGTCGCCGATCACCAGGCCCAGCAGCGGCGGGGTCAGCGAGGCCGCGATGTTCTGGCCGGTGTTCTGCGTGCCCATCGCGCGGCCCGACCAGGCCAGGCCCGCCAGCTCCGCCGACGCCGTGAAGCCGAGGCCGTTGTCGGCCACCGTGATGATCCCCGCCAGCGCCAGTGCCAGCAGCACCAGCCATAGCCACGACACGTCCCCCAGCGCCACCAGCAGCATCACGAAGCAGCTCAGCACGGCCAGCTGCCGCATCGGGCGCAGGCGGCTGCCGACGCGGTCGGACCACCAGCCCGAGCCGAGGCGGCCCAGCGCGCCCAGCACCTGGACCACCGCCAGGTACCAGCCCGCCGACAGCGCGCTCCAGTGCTGCACCGACACCAGGTACACCGGCGCGAACGCCGACACCGCGAACTGCGGCACCACCAGCAGCGCGCTCGCCCCGTGCACCCGCCACAGCGCCGCGTGCCGGTACGGCGACGGCGGCTTCTCGCCCGACGGCGCCTGCGGCGGCCGGGGCGGGTCCGTCACCAGCCACGCCACCAGCAGCGCGACGGCGATCGCCAGCCCGGCCGGCAGCAGCACGGCCGCGCGGAACCCGAAGTGCGCGGCCAGCGGCGGCAGCCCCAGCGCCGCGACGCCGACGCCGAGCGGCTGGGCCGTCTGCCGGATCCCCATCGCGACGCCGCGCTCGGACTTCGCGAACCAGCCCATCACCACGCGGCCGCTCGCCGCGTTCACCGAAGCCGTGCACGCACCGGCCGCCAGGAACACCCCAAAGAGGAGCCCGACCGAGTGATCACCGACTCCGGCGTACACCAGGAGTAACCCCGAGGCCCCCAGTCCGAGGGCCATGATCAGGCGCTCTCCGTAACGGTCCGCAGCCGCGCCCCACACGATCAGGGTGAACAACAGCCCGATGCTCGGCGCCGCGACGACCGTGCCGGCCTCGGCCAGCGTCAGCCCCTCCCCGGCCCGCATGGCCGGGACCAGGAACGGGAGCCCGTACAGGAACGAGCAGCTCGCGGTCTGCGCGGCGAGGCCGAGCGCGAGGATGAGCCACCGCCGTGAACTCGCCTGCACCCGCTCCACCGAGCCGTCCGCGACCTGCGCCATCGTCGTCACCGTCTCAAATATTGAGAAACAATTCCTACATGGTGAACGATAGTTGGCATGGCTAAGGACCGCAACCACCGTTCGGTGGCCGCGGTCCCCGTGCCGGCCGGCTCAGGCCAGTGCGGCGTACCCGGGCTTGATCACGTCGTCGATCAGCGCGATCCGCGCGTCGAAATCGAGGAACGCGGATTTCATCGCGTTGATGGTGAACCAGCGGAAGTCGTCCAGGCCATAGCCGAAGGTCTCGTGCAGCGCGGCGAATTCGCTGGTCATCGTGCATCCGCTCATCAGGCGGTTGTCCGTGTTCACCGTCACGCGGAAGTGCAGCTTGGCGAGCAGGCCGATCGGGTGCTCGGCGATCGAGCGGACCGTGCCTGTTTGGACGTTCGACGTCGGGCAGATCTCCAGGGGGATGCGGCGGTCGCGGACATACGCGGCCAACCGTCCAAGGTGGACCGTGCCGTCCGCGTCGGTCTTGATGTCCTCGATGATGCGCACGCCGTGCCCGAGCCGCTCGGCGCCGCAGTGCTGAATCGCCTCCCAAATGGACGGCAAACCGAAGGCTTCGCCGGCGTGAATGGTGAAATGCGCATTGTTCTGCCGCAGGTATTCGAACGCGTCGAGATTGCGGGTCGGCGGAAATCCGTCCTCCGGGCCCGCGATGTCGAACCCGGCGACGCCGGCGTCGCGGTACCGGACGGCGAGGTCGGCGATCTCGAGGGCGCGGGCGTGCTGCCGCATCGCGCAGAGCAACGTCCCGACGCGGATGCTGCCGCCGTTCGCGGCCACGCGGCGAGTGCCCTCCGTGAACCCCGCTTGGACGGCCTCGACCACCGCATCGAGTGACAGACCGCGTTCGACGAACAACTCCGGTGCGTAGCGCACCTCGGCGTAGACGACGCCGTCGGCGGCCAGGTCCTCCACCGCTTCCGCGGCGACCCTGACCAGCGCATCCTCGGTCTGCATCACCCCGCAGGTGTGCGCGAAGGTCTCGAGGTAGGACACGAGCGAGCCGGAATCGGCCGCCCGGCGGAACCAACCGCCCAGCTCGGCCGGATCACTGGTGGGCAGTCCGCCGTAGCCGGTCTCCTCGGCGAGTTCGGCGACGGTCGCCGGCCGGAGGCCGCCGTCGAGGTGGTCGTGCAGCAGCACCTTGGGCGCGCGGCGGAGCGTCTCGCCGGTCAGAACAGGGCTTTCGTCAGGCATCCCCCAACGGTAACCTCGCTGTCATTCCCCTACATGGCCGTAAGTCTCAGCCTCGGGCTAACCCTGAGCGTCGAGGATCAAGGAACGAATCGGCCATCCGGGGGCAGCCTCCGCAATAGGCTCTTCACGGGGGCCATACAGACAGCAATTTTTGCAATCGATAAGCTTCGTGGCACGTCCCTCCATTTCCCCGCCGACGAAGGACACACAGCAGTGACCACTGACAACCACATTGCCGCCCCGTCCTTCGACCGGATGCGCAACATGCTGGTGCGCGCGGCCGAAGTGCGTGAGAGCGAGCAGCAGCAGATCTTCGACGCGCTCGACGACATCTACGCCCGCCTCGCGCCGGTGGACTCGCTGGGCGCGGTCCGCAAGCGGCTGTCCGAGCTCCCCGACCGCACCGAGGTCGGCGTGCTGGCCGAGCGCCTCGACGAGGCGATGTCCCGCCTCGAGGCCCAGGACAACGCCATCGCGGCGCTGACCCGGGCGATCGAGAGCCTCCCGGACAAGCTCGCCAAGCCCTTCGCGCAGCTGGACGGCCGCCTCGACGGCGTCGCCGCGCGCTTCGAGGGTGTCGCCGGGCGGATGGACGGGCTCGAGGACAAGCTCCAGAACATCCACCGCCGGCTCGACGAGCTGGGCGGGCACCTGGACAAGCAGGACGCCAAGCTCGAGTCGATCCCGCAGTCGGTGACCGGCCCGGTCCGCGAGCGGATCGAGCAGGCCGAGCACACGCTGCGCGAGCGCGTCGACAGCACCGACCACGAACTGCGGGGCAAGGTCGACGAGCTCAGCCGTGTCACGCAGGAGCGCGTCGGCGAGCTGGGCCGCACCACGCACGAGCGGATCGATGCGAACACCGAGGCGCTCAAGGTGGCGCTGACCGAGACCGGCGAGATGATCGACGCCTCGGACCGCCTGGAGAACCTGGGCAACCGCCTCGAAACGGTCACCACCCGCCTCGACGAGCTGGCCGGCCGCCTCGACAAGGTGGAGGACGGCTTCCTCTCCGGCATCGGCGACCTCGACGGCGCGCTCAAGGCCGGGCTGTCCAAGGTCGAGGGCACGCTGTCGAAGCAGCCGGACACCGACTCGGTGGACTCGCTGGTGCGCAAGAGCAACGACGAGAGCGTCCGCCGCATCGGCGGCCAGCTCGACGAGGCGATGGCGACGTTCGCGGAGCTGATGCTCGGCGGCGGCCCGGCCGTCCAGCAGATCGCCCCGCCCCCGCCGGCCCCGCGCCAGCCGCGCCGCAGCTCCCGCAACGGCCGCGCCCCGAAGCCGGCCGACGCCAAGGCCAAGACGGGCGAAGGCGCCGAAGAGCCCACGGAATAACCCAGCCCCACAAAGAGGCCCCCGCCGGGATCCGGCGGGGGCCTCTTCACGTTCCGGCGTTGTAGGGCGGAGCTTTCGTAGGGAAAGATGCGCGGGGGTCACTCGGGTGGGTGATCATCTCGGCGATGATCATCACACCGTGCCGCGGATCGTCTCCCGGACGATCGGGCCCGGAGCGGGCGCTGACGAAGCGACCGTGAAGCCGCCCTCGAGCGCGGCCAACGCGGCCGGGACCGCGTCCGGGGTGTCCGTGTGCAGCTCCAGCAACGGCTCACCCTCCGTCACCGACTCCCCGGGCTTGGCGAGACACAGCACGCCCGCCGCGGCCTGGACCGGGTCCTCCTTGCGGGCCCGGCCCGCGCCCAGCCGCCACGCCGCGACGCCCACCGCGTACGCGTCCAGCGAAGCCAGCACGCCCGAAGCCGGCGCGACGACCGTGTGGACGTGCGACGGCGTCGGCAGCGGCGCCGATGGGTCACCGCCCTGGGCAGCGATCATCCGGCACCAGACCTCGTAAGCCTCCCCCGAAGCCAGCACCGCGGCCGGGTCCGTCGAGATCCCCGCCAGCGCCAGCATCTCGCGCGCCAGCGCCACCGTCAGCGAAACCACGTCCGACGGGCCACCGCCCTGCAACACGTCGACCGACTCCGCGACCTCCACCGCGTTGCCGACCGCCCGTCCCAAAGGGACGTTCATGTCGGTCAGCAACGCCGTCGTCGGGACGCCGTGGTCGACGCCGATCGAGGTCAGCGTCGAGGCCAGCTCCCGGGCCTGCTCGAGCGTCTTCATGAACGCGCCCGACCCGAACTTCACGTCCAGGACCAGCCCGGACGCGCCTTCCGCGATCTTCTTGCTCATGATCGAGCTGGCGATCAGCGGGATCGACTCCACGGTCGAGGTGACGTCCCGCAGCGCGTACAGCTTCTTGTCCGCCGGCGCGAGCCCGGACGTCGCCGCGCAGACCACCGCGCCGACGTCTTCGAGCTGCCGGGTGATCTCCGCGGTGGTCAGCGAAGCCCGCCAGCCGGGGATCGACTCCAGCTTGTCGAGCGTGCCGCCGGTGTGCCCGAGCCCGCGCCCGGACAGCTGCGGCACCGCCGCCCCGCACGCGGCCACCAGCGGCGCCAGCGGGAGCGTGATCTTGTCGCCGACCCCGCCCGTCGAGTGCTTGTCGACGGTCGGCCGGGACACGTTCAAAGAGAGCCGCTCACCCGACGAGATCATCGCGCCGGTCCACCGCGAGATCTCGCCGGAGTCCATGCCCCGCAAGAAGATCGCCATGGCCAGCGCCGACATCTGCTCTTCGGCGACGTCCCCGCGCGTGTACGCGTCGACGACCCAGTCGATCTGCTCGTCCGAAAGCCGGCCGCCGTCCCGCTTGGTGCGGATGACGTCGACCGCGGCGAAGGCGGTCACGGCAGGTCGTCCGGACCGAACGCGTCCGGCAGGACGGCCGACATCGGCAGGATCCCGCTGGGTGTGTCCACCAGGCACGCGGATCCGCCCAGCTCGAAGAGGATCTGCCGGCAGCGCCCGCACGGCATCAGCAGGTCACCCGCGCCGCTGCGGCACGCGACCGCGACGAGCCGCCCGCCGCCGGACAGCCGCAGCTGCCCGGCCATCGTGCACTCGGCGCACAGCCCGAGCCCGTAGGACGCGTTCTCGACGTTGCACCCGGTGACCACGCGGCCGTCGTCGACGATCCCCGCGACCCCCACGTGCAGGCCCGAATAAGGCGCGTACGCATGGGAAGCGGCTTCGATCGCCTGAGCACGCAGCGCGTCCCAGTCCACAGTGGACACAGTGGTCATCAGTCCTCACCCCGCCGGTACGGCTGGCCGTCGGCCTTCGGCGGCCGCAGCCGCTGCGAAGCCACCGCCAGCACGATCAGCGTCACGAAGTGCGCGGTGTACGGGATCAGGTCCGACGGCAGCGTGTCGTTGGCCCAGTAGATCGCGTACAGCACGCCGGCGCCGACGACGCCGAGCCCGGCCGCGATCCACTGCCGCCGGAACAGCTGCACGACGACGATCACGCCGACCAGGATGACCGCGCCGTACAGCAGCGCGAGCACCGCTTCGCCGCCGCCGGAAAGCTGCAGGCCGTCCGCGTAGCCGAACAGCGCCGCGCCGCCGAGCAGGCCGCCCGGCCGCCAGTTGCCGAAGATCATCGCCGCGAGGCCGATGTACCCGCGGCCGTTCGTCTGGTTCTCCAGGTAGTCCGCGCCGCCGCGCAGCAGCACCAGCGACGCGCCGCCCATCCCGGCGAAGGCACCGGAGATCAGCATCGCGATGTACTTGTGCCGGTAGACGTTGACGCCCAGGGACTCCGCGGCCACCGGGTTCTCGCCGCACGAGCGCAGCCGCAGGCCGAAGCGGGTCTTCCAGAGCACCCAGAAGCTGACCGGGACCAGGATGATCGCGATCATCGTCAGCGGCGCCACCTCGGTGACCAGGCCGCGCAGGATGCCGGCGACGTCGGAGATGCCGACGCGCTGCTCCTTCTCCAGGTCGCCGAGCCAGTCGGAGAGGAACGTCGCCGAGTAGGTGTCGAACTTCGGCACCACCGGCGACTGCCGCGGGTTGCCCGACAGTGGCTCGAAGAT is a genomic window of Amycolatopsis lexingtonensis containing:
- a CDS encoding adenosine deaminase, which codes for MPDESPVLTGETLRRAPKVLLHDHLDGGLRPATVAELAEETGYGGLPTSDPAELGGWFRRAADSGSLVSYLETFAHTCGVMQTEDALVRVAAEAVEDLAADGVVYAEVRYAPELFVERGLSLDAVVEAVQAGFTEGTRRVAANGGSIRVGTLLCAMRQHARALEIADLAVRYRDAGVAGFDIAGPEDGFPPTRNLDAFEYLRQNNAHFTIHAGEAFGLPSIWEAIQHCGAERLGHGVRIIEDIKTDADGTVHLGRLAAYVRDRRIPLEICPTSNVQTGTVRSIAEHPIGLLAKLHFRVTVNTDNRLMSGCTMTSEFAALHETFGYGLDDFRWFTINAMKSAFLDFDARIALIDDVIKPGYAALA
- a CDS encoding MFS transporter; amino-acid sequence: MAQVADGSVERVQASSRRWLILALGLAAQTASCSFLYGLPFLVPAMRAGEGLTLAEAGTVVAAPSIGLLFTLIVWGAAADRYGERLIMALGLGASGLLLVYAGVGDHSVGLLFGVFLAAGACTASVNAASGRVVMGWFAKSERGVAMGIRQTAQPLGVGVAALGLPPLAAHFGFRAAVLLPAGLAIAVALLVAWLVTDPPRPPQAPSGEKPPSPYRHAALWRVHGASALLVVPQFAVSAFAPVYLVSVQHWSALSAGWYLAVVQVLGALGRLGSGWWSDRVGSRLRPMRQLAVLSCFVMLLVALGDVSWLWLVLLALALAGIITVADNGLGFTASAELAGLAWSGRAMGTQNTGQNIAASLTPPLLGLVIGDSRYALAFCVAAIFPALAVAVVPVRAEHERD
- a CDS encoding ABC transporter permease; the protein is MPVRRKRSRIPGWLRGVIWAVIAIAVLSTASYSTGVAALTSSNTAQTALRLALPILLCALGGLWAERAGVVNIGLEGMMILGTWGAAWGAYYGGVWAGLLAALVFGALGGLLHAVATVTFNVNHIVSGVAINLLGLGVTKYLANLIFEPLSGNPRQSPVVPKFDTYSATFLSDWLGDLEKEQRVGISDVAGILRGLVTEVAPLTMIAIILVPVSFWVLWKTRFGLRLRSCGENPVAAESLGVNVYRHKYIAMLISGAFAGMGGASLVLLRGGADYLENQTNGRGYIGLAAMIFGNWRPGGLLGGAALFGYADGLQLSGGGEAVLALLYGAVILVGVIVVVQLFRRQWIAAGLGVVGAGVLYAIYWANDTLPSDLIPYTAHFVTLIVLAVASQRLRPPKADGQPYRRGED
- a CDS encoding PA containing protein, which gives rise to MTTDNHIAAPSFDRMRNMLVRAAEVRESEQQQIFDALDDIYARLAPVDSLGAVRKRLSELPDRTEVGVLAERLDEAMSRLEAQDNAIAALTRAIESLPDKLAKPFAQLDGRLDGVAARFEGVAGRMDGLEDKLQNIHRRLDELGGHLDKQDAKLESIPQSVTGPVRERIEQAEHTLRERVDSTDHELRGKVDELSRVTQERVGELGRTTHERIDANTEALKVALTETGEMIDASDRLENLGNRLETVTTRLDELAGRLDKVEDGFLSGIGDLDGALKAGLSKVEGTLSKQPDTDSVDSLVRKSNDESVRRIGGQLDEAMATFAELMLGGGPAVQQIAPPPPAPRQPRRSSRNGRAPKPADAKAKTGEGAEEPTE
- a CDS encoding cytidine deaminase, which translates into the protein MTTVSTVDWDALRAQAIEAASHAYAPYSGLHVGVAGIVDDGRVVTGCNVENASYGLGLCAECTMAGQLRLSGGGRLVAVACRSGAGDLLMPCGRCRQILFELGGSACLVDTPSGILPMSAVLPDAFGPDDLP
- a CDS encoding thymidine phosphorylase, encoding MTAFAAVDVIRTKRDGGRLSDEQIDWVVDAYTRGDVAEEQMSALAMAIFLRGMDSGEISRWTGAMISSGERLSLNVSRPTVDKHSTGGVGDKITLPLAPLVAACGAAVPQLSGRGLGHTGGTLDKLESIPGWRASLTTAEITRQLEDVGAVVCAATSGLAPADKKLYALRDVTSTVESIPLIASSIMSKKIAEGASGLVLDVKFGSGAFMKTLEQARELASTLTSIGVDHGVPTTALLTDMNVPLGRAVGNAVEVAESVDVLQGGGPSDVVSLTVALAREMLALAGISTDPAAVLASGEAYEVWCRMIAAQGGDPSAPLPTPSHVHTVVAPASGVLASLDAYAVGVAAWRLGAGRARKEDPVQAAAGVLCLAKPGESVTEGEPLLELHTDTPDAVPAALAALEGGFTVASSAPAPGPIVRETIRGTV